ATGACGATCGGATCAAGAGCCTCCTGGCGAGCGTTGGGGCGTGGTTTCCGATCGGGGCTCTGATGTTCTTGGAGACCAGAGGTGAGGGCATTCGGTTCAAGCCTCGTCCGGTCGAGGGCACGCGTGACTCCCTTTTGAACGTCCCACCGGAAACATGGATCTTGGATGGACAGCAGCGCCTCACGTCTCTATATCAGGCGCTGCTCGGCGAGAAGCCTGCGGATTCAAGGGATGCAAAAGGAAAACCCATCAAGAGATGGTACTACATCAGCATGGAGGCCGCGGTGGGACCGGAAGCAGACCTCGAGGAAGCCGTGATCAGCGTGCCGGAAGATCGACAGGTCAAGACCTTCGGTGGGGAAATCGCCCTCGACTTGAGCAGCCGTGAACTCGAATACAAGAATAAATACTTTCCTGCAATGGAGATTTTCGACTCCGCAGAATGGCGAGCGGGGTACAGCCAATACTGGGACTACGACAGGAAAATGCAGCGGCTCTTCGATGACTTCGAGCGAGAAGTCATCAAGACATTCGAACGATACCTGGTTCCAGTGATCAAGCTCACCAAGGAGACGCCCAAGGAGGCCGTGTGTCTGGTATTTGAAAAGGTCAACACAGGCGGCGTTTCCCTGACGGTATTTGAATTGCTCACGGCGTCCTTCGCTGCCGAGAACTTCCAGCTGCGTGATGATTGGAATCATCGCGAGCGGAAGCTCAAGACACATCATCCCGTTCTCCACACTCTCCAGAGCGATGACTTCCTTCAGGCCATCTGCCTTCTCGTGACACAGAAGCGCCGGCGAGATGCGATCGCCGCCGGGACTCCACCCGAGAGAGCTCCCGGCATCAGTTGCAAGCGCCGGGACATTCTGCGCCTTACGGTTAAGGATTACGAAGAGTGGGCTGGCCCGGTCGAAGAGGGTTTCCGCAAGGCAGCGAGGTTCCTGCACCATCAGAAGATCTTTAGAGCAACGGATCTTCCCTACCGGACTCAACTGGTTCCTCTGGCGGCCATCGAGGTAGATCTCGGTCCTGAGTCCGAAACTGACGGGGCCCGACAAAAGACCGCCCAGTGGTACTGGTGCGGAGTACTAGGCGAATTGTACGGAGGCGCGACCGAAACAAGATTTGCCCGGGACTTGCCCGAGGTCGTTGAATATGTTGAAAGGAAGGGAGGGCCGGTGACGGTCACGGAAGCGGACTTCCAAGCTGGAAGGCTGCTTACCCTTCGCACGCGGAACAGCGCGGCCTACAAGGGGATATACGCCCTCTTGATGCGTGGCGGTTGCTGCGACTTTCGCACTGGCGAGCCGATAGAGGACCAGACGTTCTTCGATGACAAGATCGATATCCATCACATCTTTCCGAAGAAATGGTGCGACAAGGCGCCGATTGAGGCGGCCTGCCACAACAGCATTATCAATAAGACCGCGATCGCTGTTCGCACCAACCGGAAGATCGGTGGGCGTGCGCCCTCCAGGTATCTAGAGACTCTCGAGAAGGACGCTGGCATTTCTGGCGACCGCATGGACCGCATTCTTCAATCTCACCAGATCGAGCCCCATCTTCTCCGCAACGATGACTTCTGGGGCTTTTTCGCCAAAAGGGCTGAAGCACTTCTATCGCGAATCGAGGCAGCCATGGAGAAATCTATTCTCCGAAGACCCGAGCTTTTCAAGGCGGGCGCAACGATAGAGGAGTACGTGGAAGAGCCCGTCGAGTGGGAAGCCGAAGAGGGGGCCTCTGAGCAGGGGACCCCGTCATGAGCGAGCATCTGCAACGGAACCAGACCATGCGGGTGCGTCTTGTCAACCCGTATCCCAAATACAAACCCTCAGGTGTGGACTGGTTGGGGGAGATTCCGGCGCATTGGGAAGTCAAACCGCTGAAATTTTCTGTCAGGATGAATCCTGAAGTCTTGCCGGAGACTACTGATCCCAACTATCAGTTCGAATATATTGACATCGGCAGTGTAAACTCGGTGGGTCAGCTTGGAGATGTCACGGAGATGGCCTTCGAGAATGCACCAAGCCGCGCTCGGAGACTTGTAGCGCCTGGCGACACTATACTTTCGACCGTACGCACATACTTGAAAGCCGTTGCCTTGGTTGAAGCGAGCGAAGGCGACCGAGTTGTATCAACGGGATTTGCGGTGCTGCGTCCTGCTAAGGGGATCGAGCCAAGGTTTCTGTGGAAGTTAGTCCAGTCC
This DNA window, taken from Candidatus Eisenbacteria bacterium, encodes the following:
- a CDS encoding DUF262 domain-containing protein; the protein is MTVRESFDSTKRPLQELLKEIYDGKLQLPDFQRGWVWDDDRIKSLLASVGAWFPIGALMFLETRGEGIRFKPRPVEGTRDSLLNVPPETWILDGQQRLTSLYQALLGEKPADSRDAKGKPIKRWYYISMEAAVGPEADLEEAVISVPEDRQVKTFGGEIALDLSSRELEYKNKYFPAMEIFDSAEWRAGYSQYWDYDRKMQRLFDDFEREVIKTFERYLVPVIKLTKETPKEAVCLVFEKVNTGGVSLTVFELLTASFAAENFQLRDDWNHRERKLKTHHPVLHTLQSDDFLQAICLLVTQKRRRDAIAAGTPPERAPGISCKRRDILRLTVKDYEEWAGPVEEGFRKAARFLHHQKIFRATDLPYRTQLVPLAAIEVDLGPESETDGARQKTAQWYWCGVLGELYGGATETRFARDLPEVVEYVERKGGPVTVTEADFQAGRLLTLRTRNSAAYKGIYALLMRGGCCDFRTGEPIEDQTFFDDKIDIHHIFPKKWCDKAPIEAACHNSIINKTAIAVRTNRKIGGRAPSRYLETLEKDAGISGDRMDRILQSHQIEPHLLRNDDFWGFFAKRAEALLSRIEAAMEKSILRRPELFKAGATIEEYVEEPVEWEAEEGASEQGTPS
- a CDS encoding restriction endonuclease subunit S encodes the protein MSEHLQRNQTMRVRLVNPYPKYKPSGVDWLGEIPAHWEVKPLKFSVRMNPEVLPETTDPNYQFEYIDIGSVNSVGQLGDVTEMAFENAPSRARRLVAPGDTILSTVRTYLKAVALVEASEGDRVVSTGFAVLRPAKGIEPRFLWKLVQSEHFIQSTVAHSEGVGYPAISPSTLGRLSLCLPPKEEQLVIANFLDRETAKIDTLMAKIREGTERLKEYRTALISAAVTGKIDVRGDGQ